The Deferribacterota bacterium genome contains the following window.
CCCTTTTTTAAGATTATCTAAATCATTTACAACGCTAATACCACTTTTCTCTAGCTGATTAACAACATGGGGGTTGTGTATAATAGGTCCATAGGTGTATACCTTTCCATTCTCACCAAGTGATTCTTTGGCTATTGAAATTGCTCTCTCTACACCAAAACAAAAACCTGCATTCTTAGCCACTATAACTTTTATGCCAACCTCTCACTCAACAACTTTTTAATCTCCTCTACCACATCTGATATAGTCATATTCGTAGTATCAATTTCTATTGCATCTTTTGGTTT
Protein-coding sequences here:
- a CDS encoding 4-hydroxy-3-methylbut-2-enyl diphosphate reductase, which translates into the protein MAKNAGFCFGVERAISIAKESLGENGKVYTYGPIIHNPHVVNQLEKSGISVVNDLDNLKKG